One window of the Lysobacter sp. S4-A87 genome contains the following:
- the tatC gene encoding twin-arginine translocase subunit TatC — protein MNHDPAHAQADSDAGAEPRLIDHLIELRARLLRAVVGLLAVFLVLMPFSADIYGLLAAPLLANLPASGQLVANDPAGGFFVPIKLAFFAALLISVPWLLYQAWAFVAPGLYHREKRLAVPLLVSAVALFYIGCAFAFFLVLPSVFGFLARFTPDVVAMMPDIGKYLDFVLVIFLAFGASFELPVALVILVLLGWVTPQQLRESRGYAVVGVFVIAAIITPPDVVSQLMLAIPMCLLYEVGIIAARWLVPPKPETDPTP, from the coding sequence ATGAACCACGACCCCGCACACGCGCAGGCCGACAGCGACGCCGGCGCCGAACCGCGCCTGATCGACCATCTGATCGAACTGCGCGCGCGACTGCTGCGCGCAGTGGTCGGCCTGCTCGCGGTGTTCCTGGTGCTGATGCCGTTCTCGGCCGATATCTACGGCCTGCTGGCGGCGCCGCTGCTGGCGAACCTGCCGGCAAGCGGGCAACTGGTCGCCAATGATCCTGCCGGCGGCTTCTTCGTGCCGATCAAGCTGGCCTTCTTCGCCGCGCTGCTGATCTCGGTGCCGTGGCTGCTGTATCAGGCCTGGGCGTTCGTCGCCCCGGGCCTGTACCACCGCGAGAAGCGCCTGGCGGTGCCGCTGCTGGTGTCGGCGGTGGCGCTGTTCTACATCGGCTGTGCGTTCGCCTTCTTCCTGGTGCTGCCGTCGGTGTTCGGCTTCCTCGCCAGGTTCACCCCGGATGTCGTGGCGATGATGCCCGACATCGGCAAGTACCTCGATTTCGTCCTGGTGATCTTCCTGGCCTTCGGCGCCAGCTTCGAGCTGCCGGTGGCGCTGGTGATCCTGGTGCTGCTGGGCTGGGTCACGCCGCAGCAGCTGAGGGAATCGCGTGGCTACGCGGTGGTCGGCGTGTTCGTGATCGCCGCGATCATCACCCCGCCCGACGTGGTCTCGCAGCTGATGCTGGCCATCCCGATGTGCCTGCTCTACGAGGTCGGCATCATCGCAGCGCGCTGGCTGGTCCCGCCCAAGCCCGAAACCGACCCCACCCCGTAG
- the tatB gene encoding Sec-independent protein translocase protein TatB, which translates to MFDIGFSELFVIAIVALLVLGPERLPKAARFAGLWVRRARAQWYSVKSELEHELAAEELKRNLRDTEQTLREAHDELKSGLDEARDRIQREGDALRRGVDEIDAELRAPATASEAVADAEVPALPHVDADADSALDAPTRQATSPAPDDVAERR; encoded by the coding sequence ATGTTCGACATCGGCTTTTCCGAGCTGTTCGTCATCGCGATCGTCGCACTGCTCGTGCTGGGTCCCGAGCGCCTGCCCAAGGCAGCGCGCTTCGCCGGCCTGTGGGTGCGGCGCGCCCGCGCGCAGTGGTACTCGGTGAAGTCCGAACTCGAGCACGAGCTGGCCGCCGAGGAGCTCAAGCGCAACCTGCGCGACACCGAGCAGACCCTGCGCGAAGCCCACGACGAGCTCAAGTCCGGCCTGGACGAGGCCCGCGACCGCATCCAGCGCGAGGGCGATGCCCTGCGCCGCGGCGTCGACGAGATCGACGCCGAGTTGCGCGCCCCGGCCACGGCCAGCGAGGCGGTCGCCGACGCCGAAGTGCCGGCTTTGCCCCACGTCGACGCCGATGCCGACTCCGCGCTCGATGCTCCGACCCGGCAAGCCACCTCCCCGGCCCCTGACGACGTGGCCGAGCGCCGATGA
- the tatA gene encoding Sec-independent protein translocase subunit TatA yields the protein MGGLSLWHWLIVLVIVVLVFGTKRLGNVGKDLGEAVKGFKKGMHDEDDKPSAQLRDDSRDAGQQSSDTANKQDDRTPR from the coding sequence ATGGGCGGTTTGAGTCTTTGGCACTGGCTGATCGTGCTGGTGATCGTGGTGCTGGTGTTTGGCACCAAGCGCCTGGGCAACGTCGGCAAGGACCTTGGCGAAGCGGTGAAGGGCTTCAAGAAGGGCATGCACGACGAGGACGACAAGCCCTCCGCGCAGCTGCGCGATGATTCGCGCGACGCCGGGCAGCAGTCCAGCGACACGGCCAACAAGCAAGACGACCGCACGCCGCGCTGA
- a CDS encoding lipid-binding SYLF domain-containing protein, producing MPRLAVLMLSLSLAVTAVAGPTEDQRAVDAVRVLTQIQQIPESGIPDKLLDEARGIVVVPDSLKIGLVLGGRRGHGLLSVKNPDGTWSNPSFVKLTGGSIGFQAGVQSADIVLVFRSDRGLDSIVNGKVTLGADAGVAAGPVGRNASTATDGQLKAEIWSWSRARGLFAGIALDGAVLAIDDAANEAVYGADTTPRMIFEGRANGQPSTAVVDFRDRLEEASSIARTARSNASADARARGTAPAPVAHPVTPAAPAATTAPIQAPQSGPAQPKPSQFETVESPVKAEPLP from the coding sequence CTGCCGCGCCTCGCCGTCCTGATGCTCAGCCTCAGCCTTGCCGTGACCGCGGTGGCGGGTCCGACCGAGGACCAGCGTGCCGTCGACGCGGTCCGCGTGCTCACGCAGATCCAGCAGATTCCCGAGTCCGGCATTCCTGACAAGCTGCTCGACGAGGCACGCGGCATTGTCGTCGTGCCCGATTCGCTCAAGATCGGCCTGGTCCTGGGCGGCCGTCGCGGCCATGGCCTGCTGTCGGTGAAGAACCCCGACGGCACCTGGTCCAACCCCAGCTTCGTCAAGCTCACCGGCGGCAGCATCGGCTTCCAGGCCGGCGTGCAGTCGGCCGACATCGTGCTGGTGTTCCGCAGCGACCGCGGCCTGGATTCGATCGTCAACGGCAAGGTCACCCTCGGCGCCGATGCCGGTGTCGCCGCCGGCCCGGTCGGTCGCAACGCCTCCACCGCCACCGACGGCCAGCTCAAGGCCGAGATCTGGTCGTGGTCGCGTGCGCGCGGCCTGTTTGCCGGCATCGCCCTCGACGGCGCCGTGCTGGCGATCGACGACGCCGCCAACGAAGCCGTCTATGGCGCCGACACCACGCCGCGGATGATCTTCGAGGGCCGCGCCAACGGCCAGCCGTCGACGGCGGTGGTCGACTTCCGCGATCGCCTCGAGGAAGCCAGCTCGATCGCGCGCACCGCACGCAGCAATGCCAGCGCCGACGCGCGCGCCCGCGGCACCGCACCGGCACCCGTAGCGCACCCGGTCACGCCGGCGGCACCTGCAGCCACCACAGCGCCGATCCAGGCGCCGCAGTCGGGCCCTGCACAGCCCAAGCCGAGCCAGTTCGAGACCGTCGAAAGCCCGGTCAAGGCCGAACCGCTGCCCTGA
- the hemH gene encoding ferrochelatase codes for MQAPASIAVGDDAPPATTPDTALVLVNLGTPDAATPAAVRRYLAEFLSDRRVVALPRALWLPLLHLVILPLRSTPVAKKYASIWVPGDDGGSPLAVYTRRLARVVQDELPQLRVIDAMRYGSPSLAARLQQLRGEGVRRVLVLPLYPQYSTTTTASVADVLAAAGKGLQTRMIDDYHLDPGWVDTVATSIAGHRAANGSGEHLLFSFHGLPQRLVDAGDPYASQCEGSARAIAQRLGLADDAWTLSYQSRFGRDRWLEPSTQGTLRALAGRGVRTVDVVAPGFPVDCIETLEEVAMMLAEDFAAQFADHGGTLRYIPCLNDRRDHARVLAAIARNRLEAWH; via the coding sequence ATGCAAGCCCCCGCCAGCATCGCCGTCGGTGACGACGCGCCTCCCGCAACCACCCCCGACACGGCGCTGGTCCTGGTCAACCTGGGCACGCCCGACGCCGCGACACCTGCGGCGGTGCGGCGCTACCTGGCCGAATTCCTCTCCGATCGCCGCGTCGTCGCCCTGCCGCGCGCGCTGTGGCTGCCGCTGCTGCACCTGGTGATCCTGCCGTTGCGCTCCACTCCGGTGGCGAAGAAGTACGCCAGCATCTGGGTGCCCGGCGACGATGGCGGCTCGCCGCTGGCGGTCTACACCCGCCGCCTGGCGAGGGTCGTGCAGGACGAACTGCCGCAGTTGCGCGTGATCGATGCGATGCGTTACGGCTCGCCTTCGCTGGCCGCGCGCCTGCAACAGCTGCGCGGCGAGGGCGTGCGCCGCGTGCTGGTGCTGCCGCTGTACCCGCAGTACTCCACCACCACCACCGCGTCGGTTGCCGACGTACTGGCCGCCGCCGGCAAAGGCCTGCAGACGCGGATGATCGACGACTACCACCTCGACCCGGGCTGGGTCGACACGGTGGCAACGTCCATTGCCGGGCACCGCGCCGCCAACGGCAGCGGCGAGCACCTGCTGTTCTCCTTCCACGGACTGCCGCAACGGCTGGTCGATGCCGGTGACCCCTACGCCAGCCAGTGCGAGGGCAGTGCGCGCGCAATCGCGCAGCGCCTGGGGCTGGCCGACGACGCGTGGACGCTGAGCTACCAGTCGCGTTTCGGCCGCGACCGCTGGCTCGAACCCAGCACCCAGGGCACCCTGCGCGCCCTGGCCGGTCGCGGCGTGCGCACCGTCGACGTGGTCGCGCCCGGGTTCCCGGTCGATTGCATCGAAACGCTGGAAGAAGTGGCGATGATGCTGGCGGAGGATTTCGCCGCGCAGTTCGCCGATCACGGCGGCACGCTGCGCTACATCCCGTGCCTGAATGACCGTCGCGACCACGCCCGCGTGCTGGCCGCCATCGCAAGGAATCGCCTCGAGGCCTGGCACTGA
- a CDS encoding alpha/beta hydrolase: MHEFELDTPLGRIAGLRGGQSGAPRVLALHGWLDNAASFVPLAEHLHGIDLVAPDLPGHGASAHLPPGADYSFAAAVNAVLDVADALGWDRFALLGHSMGAGISSLVAAACPQRVERLVAIEALGALAEVPERTVSRLRDAVAAMRALPGKSLRVFPDPTVAARARMVAGAQVGSRLSESASKLLVERGVMPVEGGFVWSSDPRLTLPSMQRLTESQVRDLVAGIECPTRVIFASPAQSYLPDELRRERAGLLPRGELIVLEGGHHLHMEDPALVAAAIGDFLTVPRDG, encoded by the coding sequence ATGCATGAATTCGAACTCGACACGCCGCTGGGCCGCATCGCCGGCCTGCGCGGCGGTCAATCCGGCGCGCCGCGCGTGCTGGCCCTGCACGGCTGGCTCGACAATGCGGCCAGCTTCGTGCCGCTGGCCGAGCACCTGCACGGCATCGATCTGGTTGCTCCGGACCTTCCGGGTCATGGCGCCAGCGCGCACCTGCCGCCGGGCGCGGACTACTCGTTCGCCGCGGCGGTCAATGCCGTGCTCGACGTGGCCGATGCGCTGGGCTGGGATCGCTTCGCACTGCTCGGCCATTCGATGGGCGCCGGCATCTCCAGCCTGGTTGCCGCGGCCTGTCCGCAGCGGGTGGAGCGGCTGGTGGCGATCGAGGCGCTGGGAGCGCTGGCGGAAGTGCCCGAGCGCACTGTCTCCCGCCTGCGCGATGCGGTCGCGGCGATGCGCGCGCTGCCGGGCAAGTCGTTGCGCGTATTCCCCGATCCGACGGTCGCGGCGCGTGCGCGCATGGTTGCCGGCGCCCAGGTCGGCAGCCGGCTGAGCGAATCGGCGTCGAAGCTGCTGGTCGAGCGCGGCGTGATGCCGGTCGAGGGCGGTTTCGTCTGGTCCAGCGACCCGCGCCTGACGCTGCCGTCGATGCAGCGCCTGACCGAGTCGCAGGTCCGCGACCTCGTCGCCGGCATCGAGTGCCCGACGCGGGTGATCTTCGCCAGTCCGGCACAGTCGTACCTGCCCGACGAGTTGCGGCGCGAGCGCGCCGGCTTGCTGCCGCGCGGCGAGTTGATCGTGCTGGAGGGCGGCCACCATCTGCACATGGAGGATCCGGCGCTGGTGGCGGCGGCGATCGGCGATTTCCTGACGGTGCCGCGCGACGGCTGA
- a CDS encoding SprT family zinc-dependent metalloprotease, giving the protein MPSQFRMFGRLLAPKPRTIERETLEVELDDGRTIALQRVRDPRSRRLKLSVDERGARLTMPTRCSIAAADRFVAEHRLWLATQLDRYGIDGVPVLERDVTDQLPLRGAMLPLQWQQGRFSRVEANGESLVFTLPARAGDLAIRRAARDFYEAQARADVGRWLPRYLPSLPRAPRRVTFKMMSSQWGSLAPDGSMALDLSLVLARPSAFEYVVVHELCHLIHADHSRAFWREVEARCPYWRDEREYFHGEGRQLKATLRALCGKAAA; this is encoded by the coding sequence ATGCCTTCCCAGTTTCGAATGTTCGGTCGCCTGCTCGCGCCGAAACCACGCACGATCGAGCGAGAGACGCTCGAGGTCGAACTGGATGACGGCCGCACGATCGCCCTGCAGCGCGTGCGTGATCCGCGTTCACGACGACTGAAGTTGTCGGTCGATGAACGCGGTGCGCGCCTGACGATGCCGACCCGCTGCAGCATCGCCGCCGCCGACCGTTTCGTCGCCGAGCACAGGCTGTGGCTGGCGACGCAGCTGGACCGCTATGGCATCGACGGCGTGCCGGTGCTTGAGCGCGACGTCACCGACCAGCTGCCACTGCGTGGCGCGATGCTGCCGCTGCAGTGGCAGCAGGGGCGCTTCAGCCGGGTCGAGGCGAACGGCGAATCGCTGGTGTTCACCCTGCCGGCGCGTGCCGGCGACCTGGCGATCCGCCGCGCCGCCCGCGATTTCTACGAAGCACAGGCACGCGCCGACGTCGGCCGCTGGCTGCCGCGCTACCTGCCGTCATTGCCGCGGGCACCGCGGCGGGTGACGTTCAAGATGATGTCGTCGCAGTGGGGGTCGCTGGCGCCCGATGGCTCGATGGCGCTGGACCTGTCTCTGGTGCTGGCGCGGCCGAGCGCGTTCGAGTACGTGGTCGTGCACGAGCTGTGCCACCTGATCCACGCCGACCATTCACGCGCGTTCTGGCGCGAGGTGGAAGCGCGCTGCCCGTACTGGCGCGATGAGCGCGAGTACTTCCACGGCGAAGGACGGCAGTTGAAGGCGACACTGCGGGCGTTGTGCGGGAAGGCGGCGGCGTAG
- a CDS encoding recombination-associated protein RdgC has protein sequence MFFRNLTLFRFPTTTKLDELNTGLGECLLKPVGPLELSSRGFISPFGRGGDELSHTRGDATWLAVGGEDKILPGSVVNDMLAKKLAEIEQKEGRKPGGRTRKRIKDELITDLLPRAFVKPSRTDALIDLGHGVVAVDTSSRKSGENVVSEIRRALGSFPALPLNAEIAPRTVLTGWVAGEEMPEGLSLGDECELRDPIDQGAVVKVQRMELQSDEIAKHLESGKQVTRLALTLDDHVSFVLGEDLVVRKFKLLDGAVDELESTERDDLRAELDARFVLMAGEFKRLFTVLEGALKLSRAEL, from the coding sequence ATGTTCTTCCGCAACCTGACACTGTTCCGTTTCCCCACCACCACCAAACTCGATGAACTCAACACCGGCCTTGGCGAATGCCTGCTCAAGCCGGTCGGCCCGCTGGAGTTGTCCAGCCGCGGCTTCATCTCCCCGTTCGGCCGCGGCGGCGACGAGCTCTCGCACACGCGCGGCGATGCCACCTGGCTGGCCGTCGGTGGCGAGGACAAGATCCTGCCCGGCTCGGTCGTCAACGACATGCTCGCCAAGAAGCTGGCCGAGATCGAGCAGAAGGAAGGCCGCAAGCCCGGCGGCCGCACCCGCAAGCGCATCAAGGACGAGCTGATCACCGACCTGCTGCCGCGCGCGTTCGTAAAGCCCAGCCGCACCGATGCCCTGATCGACCTCGGCCACGGCGTGGTCGCCGTCGACACCTCCAGCCGCAAGAGCGGCGAGAACGTGGTCAGCGAGATCCGCCGCGCGCTCGGCAGCTTCCCCGCCCTGCCGCTCAACGCCGAGATCGCGCCGCGCACGGTGCTGACCGGCTGGGTCGCCGGCGAGGAGATGCCCGAAGGTCTCTCGCTGGGCGACGAATGCGAACTGCGCGACCCGATCGACCAGGGCGCCGTGGTCAAGGTGCAGCGCATGGAGCTGCAGAGCGACGAGATCGCCAAGCACCTGGAGTCGGGCAAGCAGGTCACGCGCCTGGCGCTGACGCTCGACGACCACGTTTCGTTCGTGCTCGGCGAGGACCTGGTGGTGCGCAAGTTCAAGCTGCTCGACGGCGCCGTCGACGAGCTCGAATCGACCGAGCGCGACGACCTGCGTGCCGAACTCGATGCGCGCTTCGTGCTGATGGCCGGCGAGTTCAAGCGCCTGTTCACGGTTCTCGAAGGTGCACTCAAGCTGTCCCGCGCCGAGCTGTGA
- the ttcA gene encoding tRNA 2-thiocytidine(32) synthetase TtcA: MSTVLPLLEPKPHVRAVQRRAHENNKLAKRLRHQVGRAIADFGMIEDGDKVMVCLSGGKDSYTMLDILLQLQARAPVKFELVAVNLDQKQPDFPEHVLPSYLESIGVQYTVLEQDTYSVVTRVVPEGKTMCSLCSRLRRGALYAHAAAQGFTKIALGHHRDDLLSTFFLNLFFHAKLAGMPPKLLSDDGQHVVIRPLVYVREDDISAYAQARQFPIIPCNLCGSQENLQRKQVKKMMDAWERETPGRIETIARALGDLRPSHLADPNLFDFLSLGRRGDAPLPDARAWLAGEPQGDDTPAP, encoded by the coding sequence ATGAGCACCGTCCTGCCACTTCTCGAGCCCAAACCCCACGTGCGCGCGGTCCAGCGTCGCGCGCACGAGAACAACAAGCTGGCCAAGCGCCTGCGCCACCAGGTCGGTCGCGCGATCGCCGATTTCGGAATGATCGAGGACGGCGACAAGGTGATGGTGTGCCTGTCCGGCGGCAAGGACAGCTACACGATGCTCGACATCCTGTTGCAGCTGCAGGCCAGGGCGCCGGTGAAGTTCGAACTGGTCGCGGTCAACCTCGACCAGAAGCAGCCCGACTTCCCCGAACACGTGCTGCCGTCGTACCTGGAGTCGATCGGCGTCCAGTACACGGTCCTCGAGCAGGACACCTACTCGGTGGTCACGCGCGTGGTGCCGGAAGGCAAGACGATGTGCTCGCTGTGCTCGCGCCTGCGTCGCGGCGCGCTGTACGCGCATGCCGCCGCGCAGGGTTTCACCAAGATCGCCCTCGGCCACCACCGCGACGACCTGTTGTCGACGTTCTTCCTGAACCTGTTCTTCCACGCCAAGCTCGCCGGCATGCCGCCCAAGCTGTTATCCGACGACGGCCAACACGTGGTCATCCGCCCGCTGGTCTATGTGCGCGAAGACGACATCAGCGCCTACGCGCAAGCCAGGCAGTTCCCCATCATCCCCTGCAACCTGTGCGGCTCGCAGGAGAACCTGCAACGCAAGCAGGTCAAGAAGATGATGGACGCCTGGGAACGCGAGACACCCGGCCGCATCGAAACCATCGCCCGCGCGCTGGGCGACCTGCGTCCTTCGCATCTGGCGGATCCGAACCTGTTCGATTTCCTCTCGCTCGGGCGGCGCGGTGACGCGCCGTTGCCGGATGCGCGCGCGTGGCTGGCGGGAGAACCGCAAGGCGACGACACGCCGGCACCTTGA
- a CDS encoding YdcH family protein, whose protein sequence is MIESDDPAVLARQLAELRLEHRDLDVAIERLVRQPDADELTVKRLKKRKLWLKDCISRLESALIPDEPA, encoded by the coding sequence ATGATCGAAAGCGACGATCCCGCCGTCCTCGCACGCCAGCTCGCCGAGCTGCGTCTGGAGCACCGCGACCTGGACGTGGCGATCGAGCGCCTGGTGCGCCAGCCCGATGCCGACGAGTTGACGGTCAAGCGCCTGAAAAAGCGCAAGTTGTGGCTGAAAGACTGCATCTCGCGGCTGGAAAGCGCGCTGATTCCCGACGAACCGGCCTGA
- a CDS encoding tetratricopeptide repeat protein, which produces MSSSPGIWRYGEVVLDERIAAVRVGSVEVDLDRSSYDVLLALLRHAGEVVTKDELLECGWPGRVVSENSLVKAIGRLRQALGEDGAAIRVVHGYGYRLAAAVRFEAVAVEKVHAHPHDAERLRDGDRLPHRPGWRLVQRLGEGSAGVICLARSDDGETRAIKLATSESGLRSLKREIALARYIQAVRADLPAVAPVLGWNLAQPPFFLEMPYYPHGHLRDWAQAQGGLAALSFQQRLSLCVQLCEAVAALHEIGILHKDLKPENLYPVADAAAPGGWRFVLADLGAGEAALAPHVAELGLTYSLVDGSHSLSSAQAGSLLYIAPEVIAGEMPTQSSDVYALGVLLYQLLVGDLRRSLAPGWEAALDDPLLCEDIAQAAALDPTQRVLDPRMLATRLRTLDQRHAERDQALARRDEDERRAHRQASERTRLRMWAAVTAALLVGLVATTAMSVRADRARLLAEENARQRQAVLDFVTSDVLAQADPYSGNRAGGDQVSVRDAVDRAAAQVDQRFADDPAAAATVHALVANVFFGQDRHALAIQHYRQARALYRGLAPDQLPALIRVETGLCDVQRIANNLAAAEEACASALRRSEEASAERPFATLKMGQLRTEQGRYRQAQAILQPLLASQALNGDAKAQGELYWSLGLCARGLGEYAQARKHFEDLLALYRSSGETTSWTAWAYNSLGSVLVETGDYDAAEPLLLNARRIFEQTQGAGQVEAQMPNIWRTEIRLRRGQWHEARALLQSLLDNWSGALKPDHPLPLRAQANLAWAEAMSGDRAAALARLQAAMGDRVRLFDQPGDRVVPRVLRWVRAALALDRLDDAATLLAIYDARVGDELPAAHPLRGEGDCLRAQLTMRQHDAVGARRQADACNAMLREFYAPAHPLVRESTALLGKLQG; this is translated from the coding sequence ATGTCGTCATCGCCGGGCATCTGGCGGTATGGCGAGGTCGTGCTCGACGAGCGCATCGCCGCGGTCCGAGTCGGATCGGTCGAGGTCGACCTCGACCGCAGCAGCTACGACGTGCTGCTGGCGCTGCTGCGCCACGCCGGCGAAGTGGTGACCAAGGACGAGCTGCTCGAATGCGGCTGGCCGGGGCGCGTGGTGTCGGAGAACTCGCTGGTCAAGGCGATCGGCCGCCTGCGTCAGGCCCTGGGCGAGGACGGAGCGGCGATCCGCGTCGTCCACGGCTACGGCTATCGGCTGGCGGCGGCGGTGCGGTTCGAAGCGGTTGCCGTCGAGAAGGTGCACGCACATCCGCACGATGCCGAGCGCCTGCGTGACGGCGACCGGCTCCCACACCGGCCGGGCTGGCGCCTGGTCCAGCGCCTGGGCGAAGGCAGCGCAGGCGTCATCTGCCTGGCCCGATCGGACGACGGCGAAACGCGCGCGATCAAGCTGGCGACCAGCGAGAGCGGCCTGCGCAGCCTCAAGCGCGAGATCGCGCTCGCGCGCTACATCCAGGCGGTGCGCGCCGACCTGCCAGCGGTGGCACCGGTGCTGGGCTGGAACCTGGCGCAGCCGCCGTTCTTCCTGGAAATGCCCTACTACCCGCACGGCCACCTGCGCGACTGGGCGCAGGCGCAGGGCGGGCTGGCTGCGCTGTCGTTCCAGCAGCGGCTGTCGCTGTGCGTGCAGCTGTGCGAGGCGGTGGCCGCGCTCCACGAGATCGGCATCCTGCACAAGGACCTCAAGCCCGAGAACCTCTACCCCGTCGCCGACGCAGCAGCGCCCGGCGGCTGGCGCTTCGTCCTGGCCGACCTCGGCGCCGGCGAAGCCGCACTTGCACCGCATGTCGCCGAACTGGGCCTTACCTACAGCCTGGTCGACGGCAGCCACTCGCTGTCATCGGCGCAGGCCGGCAGCCTGCTCTACATCGCCCCGGAGGTGATCGCCGGCGAGATGCCGACACAGAGCAGCGACGTCTATGCGCTGGGCGTGCTGCTGTACCAGCTGCTGGTCGGCGACCTGCGCCGTTCGCTGGCGCCGGGCTGGGAAGCGGCGCTCGACGATCCGCTGCTGTGCGAGGACATCGCCCAGGCAGCCGCGCTGGATCCGACCCAGCGCGTGCTCGATCCGCGCATGCTGGCCACGCGCCTGCGCACGCTCGACCAGCGCCATGCCGAGCGCGACCAGGCACTTGCCCGCCGCGATGAAGACGAACGCCGCGCGCACCGCCAGGCGAGCGAGCGCACTCGCTTGCGCATGTGGGCGGCGGTCACCGCCGCGCTGCTGGTGGGCCTGGTCGCGACCACGGCGATGTCGGTGCGCGCCGATCGCGCGCGCCTGCTCGCCGAGGAAAATGCCCGTCAACGCCAGGCGGTGCTCGACTTCGTCACCAGCGACGTGCTGGCACAGGCCGATCCCTATTCCGGCAATCGCGCCGGCGGCGACCAGGTCAGCGTGCGCGATGCCGTCGATCGCGCCGCGGCGCAGGTCGACCAGCGCTTCGCCGACGATCCGGCGGCCGCGGCAACGGTGCACGCGCTGGTCGCCAACGTCTTCTTCGGCCAGGACCGCCACGCACTGGCGATCCAGCACTACCGCCAGGCGCGCGCGCTGTATCGCGGGCTCGCGCCCGACCAGCTGCCGGCGCTGATCCGCGTCGAGACCGGCCTGTGCGACGTGCAACGCATCGCCAACAACCTTGCCGCAGCGGAGGAAGCCTGCGCCTCGGCCCTTCGCCGCAGCGAGGAAGCATCGGCCGAGCGCCCGTTCGCGACCCTGAAGATGGGCCAGCTGCGCACCGAGCAGGGCCGCTACCGGCAGGCGCAGGCGATCCTGCAGCCGCTGCTGGCATCGCAGGCGCTCAACGGTGATGCCAAGGCGCAGGGCGAGCTGTATTGGTCACTGGGCCTGTGCGCGCGTGGACTTGGCGAGTATGCGCAGGCGCGCAAACACTTCGAGGACCTGCTCGCGCTGTACCGCAGCTCGGGCGAAACCACCTCCTGGACGGCGTGGGCGTACAACTCGCTGGGCAGCGTGCTGGTCGAGACCGGCGATTACGACGCCGCCGAACCGCTGCTGCTCAACGCGCGGCGCATCTTCGAGCAGACCCAGGGCGCCGGCCAGGTCGAGGCGCAGATGCCCAACATCTGGCGCACCGAGATCCGCCTGCGCCGCGGCCAGTGGCACGAGGCCCGCGCGCTGCTGCAGTCATTGCTCGACAACTGGTCGGGCGCGCTGAAGCCTGATCACCCGCTGCCGCTGCGCGCGCAGGCCAACCTGGCCTGGGCCGAGGCGATGAGCGGCGACCGCGCCGCCGCGCTGGCACGCCTGCAGGCGGCGATGGGCGATCGCGTCCGCCTGTTCGACCAGCCTGGGGACCGCGTCGTTCCGCGAGTGCTGCGCTGGGTCCGTGCCGCGCTGGCGCTGGACCGTCTGGACGACGCCGCCACCCTGCTGGCGATCTACGATGCACGCGTCGGCGACGAGCTTCCCGCCGCCCATCCGCTGCGCGGCGAAGGCGATTGCCTGCGTGCGCAGCTGACCATGCGCCAGCACGATGCCGTCGGCGCCCGGCGGCAGGCAGACGCCTGCAACGCCATGCTGCGGGAGTTCTACGCACCGGCGCATCCGCTGGTGCGCGAGTCGACGGCGCTGCTCGGCAAATTGCAGGGCTGA